AAGTTTCTTATTTTGGGAACCGTTATTATAACCtgtaattattttacatattagATTAagtaatttataaaattcgCTCATATACTTAAGATTAGCTTCTTTCAAACTCGGTATCATATCCAAATGAGTCCAATAATCCAATATTCCTTTATGTTTctctaaataatttttataagccTTATTTAAAGTAATACCATCCATATAGTCTGGTTTATCCTTTATGCCTTTGCTTTCGAGGTGCatcttaaataatttatcacTTACCCACATCAATAAACATTCATCATAATgattatactttttttttattactattgAATCTTTGAAAgtcttaaatatatatgcattcaAAGCATTAATACGTtcttcatttgttttacaACCACCATTACGACAATATGCTTTGATGGTTGAGtgtttattaaatttcTGCGTATCgacattttcatcattaaaATAACTATCACCTTCGAGAAGTAAATTACActaagaaaatatttataaaaatataaattaattcaaaatttattcaaataaaatttaatatgatttgaatataagttaaacataataaaattaaggataaatatgttttgttttaaaataaggTTATTTACCATTCGTTTGTGGTTCTGCATTGTAATGGATTTTCTTTAATCTGTAGATTGACATCATATtgtttttacataaaacttatatactatatcaaaataatttatacaattatatGTCTTTCTATATGAGATTGTCAGTAATTAAACGCAGTTTAGCATTATTctcaataataatataataaaataaaacatatattcaCTTTTACTACAATTTAGATAAGTATCCTTATTTTGGGATTTGTTcgaaacatttttatcatatgcGAAATATCGCTAttcttaataatatttggaATAGCTtcattgtattattttgtgtaaCATTTCAATaagtttaaataaaacacatTTTCTAATTATTATACGTTTGTACATAGAGAACTATGGATTTTCTTGAATTATAGTAAACTTTTCaccaattttatattattataaatatataaagaattaaaaatgtgttattactataattgttaaaaatgtatttgtatctcattatttgaatataatgtattatttaagTTATTATTCAACATGAAATATCACaccttttatattatttctaacaaatataaaacaatatttgtgtttaaatttaatattattcttttttctaaataaatgaatataatacgTTTAATTAtcttaattaataattcacTTTAGAATATGTAATAACTTTGCTTATGCATTAtcatttctttatatataaatttaattaatgaaTAGTTGTGAGTGCATATAGTAtctaatttttaaaattaaaaaacataatatacaaatatattgattGAGCTACTACAATTAAAATGAATcatgaatataaattagttttagaataataattagtatatataaatgtatattattcttttcattcttattatctatttaatatataaatgattaataaatgtattttaaacaataaagaaaataaatataactgTTTTcgtataatttaattttaaaattatattaatacttTGGTTagaataattaattaatttgagaatcaatataatatgaGCTACCATTTTAAATACACATTTATACTTACAAtctaaacatatattatgtgttatatactttataataaaactttatttatttatataatgaaatttcTGTATTTTTAACGAGCATtatgaaattattattatattgattGATAACTTTAATGTCATAGCGCCATACTAgtccattattattactattattgcAACTAATATACCACTGTACACTACAATGAGATAATTAATGCACTCAAGAGAAATACTTTAAACCAATTAGTAATTTTCCTTGCTTCATTGTTTTAATGTGCAACATTTTatagcatatattatttcgtAATAGcactatatttaaaatataaatttataagtttgtatatataataatctaatataaatattattagttcaaataaaatttattattgtttgcTTTatcaacaaaattaatattaattatatgaattttttacaataaaaaaatatttcaatattatttattagtaaagtattttattatattatatctgtaagcatataataataatgttataccatctataatattatttataattactagagcaaaatattatatggaattttattaatattttatattttattttttaactattttaaaatttaaaatattgtatatattgttcaatttttattgtgttattaaaaatgatagatgcataaaatatattttatagataTCGTTGTATTGTCGAATATCGATCGATATTTCgtccatatatattttatgaatatttattatattttgtaatatcTTTAATTAATCTTTAAACACAcgtattaatattaatatgcatattcaaaatgaattttattataatctaaagatatatatatatattatactttaTGGAAACATATGATATGTGACCCCTTTCATATTAATGGTTATGCCCCTTTTTGGGCTCCATATTTGTACTTCATTTCGGGATTAAACATACAGAGAtggtacatatatttaatcaaCATTTATAGACAAACAAATATgatcaaattataaacaatttaataaaaatataattataaccCAAAACAATACCCCATAGTACAAAACTCTGACCCAaaatacgaaaaaaaatcatataaatatatatttaattacatttacatttttatgtaaatgaCCATGATTTCTTttctatttataaaaatgggaagaaaaaatacatactaatattattactattattacataataaaacattaagAGCCTTTCTTCTACAAGCATACAGTCCTATTTTCCTAAATTGTTtcctattatattttgtaataagTCTAACCgaataatgaaaaaccATAATCCTAAAGCCTGAGCCATAAACCAAAAATcataattcaaaaattcaaaaatcaaaaatcaaaattcaaaaattataagttaaaaattaaaagttaaaaattaaaagttaAAAATCAAACAAATTCAGCATACTCTTTCGTCTTTCTTAAAACTGAAATGTATGCACAAATTTGGTGGCATAATTCAATATGTATAGTAGAAGATTGCATCCCTACCAATAATGGTTACTAAACAgacaaaaacaaaaaaataaacaagcCAGATAATGTGAAAACACaacataaacatatattattattgttacatAGGATGTAGAAGGagaacaaaattaatagttaattaaaaatttgaataacaatattgatagtaatatatactataacACTGGGGAGGgtaatgaaaatagtaGGAGTCATAACAAcccatttaataaatattattttattttcatagcattttatatgtatgctTATCTCtttctgtttttttattttaaatgtcACAAAATGTTCGTAGTATATGATGTACCGCATCATCATTGTTTGATGGACCTACATATTTTGCGCATCTCTTTATTTTACTAGAAGCATTTTGGACTGCTATCGAAGTTCCTACGCCTTGTAACATCTCTCTATCGTTGGTAGCATCTCCAATAGCTAATGCATCATTCAAACTTATATCGAAATGTTTGcatatttcttttacaccttcaaatttatttgcATTATGATGAAACAATTCTACATATGTTTTAGATCTTTTACCTATATAAATTCTATCCGAAAATTTATCTtgatacatttttaatacacTTGATAAGCTTTGCTCATTTACgctaattaaaattttgtatatttttgtattttttaatatttcttcattaataatattaggGACTATAggtaaaatattcaaatctTCATCACTATATTCATCCATTTCAAGCATATGCATGTTTTCTAACCTATACCAATACACACACctaagtatatttttttcctttgaaaaattaaatatatccattaataatttttcatcaatataattatcaatTATTCTTTCACCATTAGGTCCATAAGCAATAGAGCCGTCTAGATATATTCCGGGCATTAaacttaaattattttgtttaacattttttccTATTGTATAACTAACTGAATACGGTGGACGACCAGTAGcaaaaactatttttattcctcTATTATGTGCCTTTGCTAAACtttctaaatttaatttggATAGTTTATAACGATCATCTAATAATGTTCCATCTAAATCGATAAAagcaatttttatattattttttaaattatttttatcgaCGGGATTCCCATTTTTATCTCTTACGAGCACTTCATAATTTGATTGACCCTCATAACCTGCTTGATCGTCATGTGCTTCTACTCCTGCTTTATCGTTTTCGAGTTCTGATAGCAATCGATTCGATTTTGTAATTATAACtccatttatattttttttctaaaaatacataaatttggaatatattttaaattaaattttattttataatgtaaaacatcaccatataaattttagaacaataaacaaatatttataaatttagcATACAACGTTTTACCTCGTTACTGTGTGCTTTGCATAGGCACATTAAAAGAAGAGATAAacttatttgtattaatttGGGATTCATTTCTgcagtatatatttattttttttaaccccataaaaaatttttaaaataaaaaaaaattgtctttatatataaaatatcatactagttttttttaattatatttgtacCTATGATATTTGATATTAATTATGTcgatttattatattatatagcatcgtttatttatattaatttgtaataaagctataaatatatgaaattttcataaaatatgtcgttaaatatttaataatgtaatttaattataattttttgaattaatatttaaaaaaaatatatattatatattcaaaaaaaaaaattatttttccaaaaaatttatgttgTCGATctaacaatatatatttatttttttaattgtaatatataattaattaacgacatatatccataataaacatatagTATGCCTAATTATTTTGGtaatttgaattattttctttttcttaatTGAATTTtaccatattttttttatataattagactttccattatttataagtaTTTTAACAACACTTTTcaaaatatcattttttattttatagtaTAATCctatatatcatattttcgATATAGTGATAGGAACTAACTTGTAGAAGCacagaatatatattttttaattaatggcgtatatttatcatttaaaacatatggatgcaatatatatttatataactaAATATCATTTGATATTTAATAGCAAAAACCATAAATTAAGATAAAATTTACAACCATTAATACAATCCTTGTTTtccttttatatataatatatgccttttcatttttaaataaaacattatattaaatttatataataatatttaaaaatagcaTAACCCAACAAATGTTAtcaaatatgaacaaattaGCTCAAACAAAATCCATAAAGCAGTATCCAATAGTTCCGAGgtcataaaatatgaatatatttatttttataattattgaCAAAGTGTAACATTTAataactaaaaaatattataatgaaCAAAGGTTatgttaatttatttttcatttttctgCCTATTTTCATAAGTTGTAAACTCAAACCAATTTCAGTTAAAATTCCAACTGGTACCCCAACATCACATGCATAAACACCTCCAGAGTAAATGTTATGCTAAATATTTCCCATttaaatttgatttttagCGCCTTTTTAAGcaatttattgtattttaattccttataattatatcttCAAAgaatttcattatattcgTTTTCCAAATTGTCATAATCCATATTTAAAGTACCCGTTCCACTTGTCAATTGTTTAATTGCCTATATTTTCATACCGAAAAAggtatatacttttttattgtctTATATTGGGTTTGTTCCACTGGTAGCCCATCAttaacttattttttttttcggaATTTTTGATGATTTCATCACAACCttatgaattaaaattttcattccCATATTTATCCCTTTTAATTTGAATGGCATGTTACTGACCTTACACCCCTTTACATGCTCAtctataacatttttaatgcaTTTTATTCCTTCATCATTACAAGCATCTACAAGATTCAAATTtgattcataaaaattatttaaatataattgattGTCTATATCTGCTAATGtcctattatttattaattttttgcattttctatagaattaatttatgtaccgttgtaataaatttaattatattcattaaaagTATTTATGGATGTAAACATTgtattatctttatttttacaaatactatttaaataaaacataaatgtATCCCATTAATTATCATAGGAAAAATCCtcatatgaaaatatattctatattttttttataaaaataggtATGCTGAACCTTAACCTGGCTCCCACACATTAAACCCCGAATTATTTATGCTAATAAATGCAATAccgtttatttattattgtttgaACTTTATATTGTCTTTTAAAACGaagctatatttttttaacacaaaaatataacttgTTAAActtatcatataaataatctcttttcttttataaacaaaaaaataaattaataaatggaCGATATCATCCTGTATAACattctatatattaattaattccATTTCTTATCAACTAAATTTACAAACCTTTTCATGCTTTTTCCTTACTTCCATTTCCCCGTTTctcataataaatattaaattatttaaatcaaCGTTATCTTATAGAATCAAATCGATACTTTGGATTCATCTTTCTTATCGATTTCAATATATATCCAATTTTCCTATAATCAATTAACCCCAAATTaacaataaatacataGTTCAACATATTTCCCATTAAGTTATATTAACACGAaatacaattattataatttgtcctatgcatatttaaaaaaattcgtTAAACTAACAAATATTGCcaaattattcaaaaatatacaaaattaaatgcaATATAGTACTTAACTTTAACCCATATATGGGTTCCACAAACACAACATCAACCCTGATTCACAACataaaaatcatataaaaaatatgcaaaaattATGCAAAAGTGCAATAATTTACACACAtagatttatattttattgattatattatttaaatggttttataaacacaaaaaatatgctccaaaattatgatcaaaaattatgtatttcCAAATAGACAGCTTCTTAACACATATCAATCATTATTACTGTTCCTGAAACAATCACTACTATTCGAATCATATATAACTGGccattttcttctttattttttttagtttttcTCTTAAATATTGTCTATGACGCTGTTTATCAAATCCAAATAACGAatactaatataaaatgttaagAAGCATATGATGTTTGTTAAagttgcatatatttaatgaaattatttttaaattccttattatttaccTTATAAGCAATTCCCAAGAAAAGTGTATTGCAAATATCAATAAGGCTGGAATTAGTTTGCTTTCTATCGACGAACTTTGTGGTGCTTTTATCTCTGAAAGAGTTGGAAGATTGTTACAAAAACTGCAATTTTTAGcacaataatttttaaaatcatcATAATCATTTGATAAA
This sequence is a window from Plasmodium chabaudi chabaudi strain AS genome assembly, chromosome: 7. Protein-coding genes within it:
- a CDS encoding haloacid dehalogenase-like hydrolase, putative codes for the protein MNPKLIQISLSLLLMCLCKAHSNEKKNINGVIITKSNRLLSELENDKAGVEAHDDQAGYEGQSNYEVLVRDKNGNPVDKNNLKNNIKIAFIDLDGTLLDDRYKLSKLNLESLAKAHNRGIKIVFATGRPPYSVSYTIGKNVKQNNLSLMPGIYLDGSIAYGPNGERIIDNYIDEKLLMDIFNFSKEKNILRCVYWYRLENMHMLEMDEYSDEDLNILPIVPNIINEEILKNTKIYKILISVNEQSLSSVLKMYQDKFSDRIYIGKRSKTYVELFHHNANKFEGVKEICKHFDISLNDALAIGDATNDREMLQGVGTSIAVQNASSKIKRCAKYVGPSNNDDAVHHILRTFCDI